From one Lycium ferocissimum isolate CSIRO_LF1 chromosome 7, AGI_CSIRO_Lferr_CH_V1, whole genome shotgun sequence genomic stretch:
- the LOC132063526 gene encoding desmethyl-deoxy-podophyllotoxin synthase-like, with the protein MKKSNVFIQQRTNNIKKQRFNGTTFLSFLTQQKSKLILDSKHMQYTNLGSPSIVVEFQFPNFPMLIAFLVFVTIAVKLWKKSKIQSKLPPGPRKLPIIGNLHQLSSSLPHHNLRNLSRKYGPIMHLQLGEVSAVVVSSPQVAKEVTKTHDLIFANRPQILASEILGNNSPNLSFSPYGPIWRQLRKVCVLELLNAKRVQSFESIREEEVENLIEAIISLTPSQVPFDISKLIFSMTNNITARAAFGKKCKHKDEFIAAMKTITELAGGFDIPDIFPSFKILHSLSGVKPALEKIHQMVDKILENIIEEHIENRKGMSGNMLHKEDLVDVLLRVQESGDLEIPISRNTLKAVILEVFIGGTDTSSTVLEWAISEMMKKPQVMEKAQAEVRKVLEGKSKITESELQQLDYMKMVIKETLRMHPPLPLLLPREAGEKCEIGGYDIPPKTKVIINAWAIGRHPEHWKNAECFEPERFQDTAFDFKGTNLEYIPFGAGRRICPGTLFGVANVELPLAKLLFHFDWKLPDGIEADELDMTETFGATAGRKNDLYLVAKPYISKSSD; encoded by the exons ATGAAAAAGTCCAATGTCTTCATTCAACAGAGaacaaataatataaagaaacaaAGGTTCAATGGAACAACTTTCTTAAGTTTCTTAACACAACAAAAAAGCAAGCTAATACTTGACAGTAAGCACATGCAATATACCAATCTTGGATCTCCTTCCATTGTAGTGGAGTTTCAGTTCCCCAATTTCCCTATGCTTATTGCCTTCCTTGTCTTTGTAACAATTGCTGTGAAGCTATGGAAAAAATCCAAGATTCAGAGTAAATTGCCTCCAGGTCCTAGAAAACTTCCAATTATTGGAAACTTGCACCAGTTATCTAGTTCATTGCCACACCATAATTTGAGAAACTTGTCAAGAAAATATGGTCCCATTATGCACCTACAACTTGGTGAAGTTTCTGCAGTTGTTGTATCATCACCACAAGTAGCAAAAGAGGTAACAAAAACCCATGACTTAATATTTGCTAATAGGCCGCAAATTCTTGCTTCTGAAATTTTAGGTAACAATAGTCCCAACCTTTCATTTTCTCCTTATGGACCTATCTGGAGACAACTTAGAAAAGTTTGTGTCTTGGAGCTGTTAAATGCAAAGCGTGTTCAATCTTTTGAGTCAATTAGAGAAGAGGAAGTAGAGAATCTTATTGAAGCAATAATATCATTGACACCATCACAAGTTCCTTTTGATATTAGCAAACTGATATTTTCGATGACGAATAATATAACTGCAAGGGCAGCCTTTGGTAAGAAATGCAAGCACAAAGATGAGTTTATTGCAGCTATGAAAACAATAACAGAGTTGGCTGGAGGTTTTGATATACCAGatatatttccttctttcaagaTTCTTCACTCGTTAAGTGGGGTGAAGCCTGCACTTGAGAAAATACACCAGATGGTTGATAAGATTCTTGAGAATATTATAGAAGAACATATAGAAAATAGGAAAGGGATGAGCGGTAACATGTTGCACAAGGAAGATCTGGTTGATGTCCTACTTAGAGTTCAAGAAAGTGGTGATCTTGAAATTCCCATCTCAAGAAACACTCTTAAAGCTGTCATTTTG GAAGTGTTCATAGGGGGAACAGACACATCATCCACAGTTTTAGAGTGGGCAATTTCAGAAATGATGAAGAAACCACAAGTGATGGAAAAGGCACAAGCTGAGGTGAGAAAGGTACTTGAAGGGAAGAGTAAAATCACAGAATCAGAACTTCAACAGCTAGATTATATGAAAATGGTTATCAAAGAGACGCTACGAATGCATCCACCGTTACCTTTGTTATTACCAAGAGAAGCTGGAGAGAAATGTGAGATTGGTGGCTATGACATACCGCCAAAAACTAAAGTGATCATCAATGCATGGGCAATAGGTAGACATCCAGAACACTGGAAAAATGCTGAATGCTTTGAACCAGAAAGATTCCAGGATACTGCTTTTGATTTCAAAGGGACAAATCTTGAGTATATACCATTTGGAGCTGGCAGAAGGATATGTCCAGGGACACTATTTGGAGTTGCAAATGTTGAACTTCCACTTGCCAAGCTGCTGTTTCATTTTGACTGGAAACTGCCTGATGGAATTGAAGCTGATGAACTGGACATGACTGAGACTTTTGGAGCAACAGCTGGGAGGAAAAATGATTTGTACTTGGTTGCAAAACCTTATATTTCTAAGTCCTCAGATTGA